In Pan troglodytes isolate AG18354 chromosome 20, NHGRI_mPanTro3-v2.0_pri, whole genome shotgun sequence, the genomic window AACTGAGGGATGgtgtgttagtttcctgtggTTATgcagcaaattaccacaaatctggtggcttaaaacagcagaaatataTTCCCGCCCAGTTCTGGGGACCAGAAGTCTAACATCGATATGACTCAGCTGAAACAAGATGTTGACAGGGCTGAGCTCCCTCTGGAAGCTCTAACGTAGAacctttccttgcctttttcagcacCTAGAGCTGCATTCCATGTATTCCTTGGCTTTTCGTCCTTTCCTCCATCATCAAGTAACTGGTAACATCTTACTATTTCTCTcattaagttaaaatatttaacatatgttcattttatcttatttgcaTGAGAGTcaattttagctttaaaaaaatttttattggccgggcggggtggctcaggcctgtaatcccagcaatttgggaggcggaggtgggcagatcacctgaggtcaggagttcgagaccagcctgaccaacatggtgaaaccctgtctttactaaaaatacaaaaattagccgtgtgtggtggtacatacctgtaatcccaactacttgggagactgaggcaggagaatcgcatgaacctgggaggcagaggttgcagtgagctgagatcatgccactgcactccaacctgggcaacagagcgagactctgtctcaagaaaaaaaaaagggggagggggctgagcgcagtggctcacacctgtaatcccaacacttgggaggctgaggcggggggatcacgaggtcaagagatcgagaccatcctagccaacatggtgaaaccctgtctctaccaaaaatacaaaaattagccaggcgtggtggcgtgcgcctgtagtcttgGATCACCCATGCTGGAAGAATTCAGCTGCCCGGACATGAGGAAACTCAGGTCTACAGGAAACTCAGGTCTGCAGTCCTGTGGAGAGGCAGTGCAGCAGTGCATACTCCAAGCCCAGTGGGGCCTTCAGATGATTGCAGTCTTGGCTGCCATGTTGACTTCAACCTAGTGAGAGGCCTTGAGCCAGAACCACAGGCCAAGCTGGTCATGAATTCCCCACCCCCAGAAAATGTTTGCgatgataaatgtttatttatttatttatttttgagaaagtcttgctctctcacctaggctggagtgcagcggcacgatctcagctcattgcaacctctgcctcccaggttcaagggattcttgtgcctcagcctcccaagtagctgggattacaggcacatgccaccatgcccggctaatttttgtatttttactagaaacggggttttgccatgttgcccaggctgttctcgaactcctgagctcaagccatccgctcaactcagcctcccaaagcactgggattacaggcctgagccaccacgcttggcctggAGCATGCTCTTGATGTGCAAACTAACCAATCCAGAGCCTCACCCCTCTACCTGGTCCACACACCACAGGAGACAGTATTCCTCTGTCTTAATCATCCCAGGAACAGGAGCCAAGCAGCTGGGGAACACTCCCACAGCTGAAAGCCCACAGGAATTACTCCAGCTAGCCAGTCCTGTGCTGTAGGCTCTGCTCTGCCTTGCTTTTCCCTTGGAAACCCCAGTAAAGGCTCTGGCTTAGAGCTCCCCCTTGGTCCTGCCCCTGCTGCCTCTGACAGATGCTGGTGCTTTCTCATGTGTCCTTCCTCGTGGGCTGCGCCTCCTGTTTCCAGGATCTGTGAGCATGATGAACTTTGTTTTCCTGAGCTTgtcctgtgtctcctcttctggcCACACCTGACTGAGCGGAACATAAAAGCGACAGAACACCAGGAGGGCTGCTGCTTGGGGAAACTGTGTGAGAAGAGTTGGGGGACTAGGGGCAGGGCAAGCACTGCTCCCCCTCtcctggaggctggggagagCATCAAGGAGACTACCAGGTAGGAGGAACCATGGGCAGGGCCTCCCTCATCAGGATGCTTTCCCCACAACAGAGGGATTTAAGCCCCTGGTGGGTGAGTCCTGGATTAACCAAGACCTGAGCCTTTTGGGGGGTGCAGAGGACAGAGGACACTGTGAGGTGAGCTTCTCCTGGGTGGATTCCCCAGGGGCCTCTGAGGCTGGTTTCAGGCCCTGCCCTTTGGCTGCCCCACTGGAAGCTCTGAGCATCTACCCTTCAGAGATGCTTTCCCTGGTCTGACCTTGGCAAGGGCAAATAAGGAGGTACTCCATGGAGGGTCACCAAGGTCTGGGGCATAAACGGTGCCCATCTGCACAGTAGCATGAGGGCCACAGAGTGTGGTAAATGTCAGTGACCAGCCCACGCGGTCCCCAGTGTCGCTGCAGGGGCCACTTAGGATTCTTCTGTTCGGGGTCCCAGGCCACACTTGGGGAACCCTATTGGAAGCAACAAGGTCTAGGCCCTGAGGGCGCAGGGCTCTGCCCTCTCCAGGGCTCTAGCTGAGCCATGTGCAAGCATCCTCCCGGCCCTCCCAGCTGGTGTGAGGAGGAAACCGCAGCCAAAGGGCAAGGTGCTCCACACAGATATGTCCCTAGTCAGCCTGCCCCATTCGGCCTCTGGAGTGGGATCCTTGGGTCTGTCTGGAACCAGTGTGGATGAAATGCAGGGAGAAACTGGAATCATAGCCATGGACAGCCACTCACATAGCTGGGAAGAGGCATGCTGTGGTAGATCCCGGTGGACTCTCACCTCTGCGGTGCTGGGGACGTTGTGCCGACACCTCAGGCACCCACTTCCACTCACACCGCGGAGGCTTGGGGAGATGCGGTTCAGTCTGGAGTCCAGCGGGGGACGACAATAACGGCGACCCCGCTCGTCGGTCAGACCAGGGCAAGCTTGCCAGGGCATCACACTTCACCAAAGGGAACCCTTTCTGCCGCGACTGCCGAGCAGCCAGGGCCGGGACAGGCAGAAGCCTGCCCCGAGGTCTCACCTCTGGAGGGTTACGAGCTGTGCCAGGCCGGCTACGGTAGAGGGTGTGCAAATACTCCGCGGTCCCAAGGCTCCTGAAGCTGCCTAAGGGATATGAGAGGCCCTAGGTTCGAATCCTGCCTCCACCGTCTTATGTTCGTGCCTCTGGAGAGTCACTTTTCCCCGTTTCCTCGCATACCAGAGAGCCCAGTAACACGCACCGCGGCTCTGCGGAGAAAAAGACCCTAGAGATCGTGGACACAGCGTCTGGGCCGTATCAGCGCCCACTCGAGATTATTACTGCTTATGCCTGCAACCGGATGCTGTGCGCCCGGTTAGAAAAGGTCAAATAAAACTCGAGTTAGTGGAAGCCTGTGGACGCCATGTGTACAAAGAGAAGTTTAATCAAGGTTACAAACGTTGGTGGGTTTTCCGGGACAAAGGCCCCTCCTCGACGCAGGGTTCGCTTGGGCGACGCGTCGACTCTCGGCTCCCTGCAGTCAAGGCGCGGCGCGGCCCCCGTGCCTCTTCTGGTGCTCGTTGAGGTTGGAGCGTTGGCTGAAGGTGCGGCCGCACTCTCCGCACGCGTAGGGCCGCTCGCCCGTGTGCGTGCGCAGGTGGCGCACCAGGCTGCAGTTGCGCACGAAGGCCTTGCCGCAGTCGCGGCAGATGTAGGGCTTCTCGCCCGAGTGCAGGCGCTCGTGCTGGCGCAGCTCGGAGCAGCCGCGGAAGGTCTttccgcactcggagcagccataGGGCCGCTCGCCGGTGTGCGCGCGCTGGTGTTGCACCAGGCCCGAGCGGCCCTTGAAGGCCTTTTCGCACAGTGGGCACGCGTAGGGCTTGGCGCTGCTGTGCGTGCGCTGGTGCCGGCTCAGGTTCGAGCGCTGGTTGAAGGCCTTGCCGCACTCGGGGCACGCGTAGGGCTTCTCGCCGGTGTGCACGCGCCGGTGCTCCACGAGGTGCGAGAACAGCCCGAAGGCCTTGGCGCAGTCGGCGCACTCGTACGGCTTCTCCCCGGCTCCCGACCCCCGTCGGGGACTCCGCTCGCTGCAGTCCCCGCAGGGCGGGCACCCCAGCCGGAAGGCGCGCCGGGCCAGGACGGGGCCACGCCGGTGGCGCTCGGCCGAGTGCGTCTTCTGGTGGCGGTACAGGCCGGAGCAGCGCACGAAGGCCTTGCCGCACTCGGCGCACTCGTAGGGCCGCTCGCCCGTGTGGATGCGCTGGTGCTGCAGCAGGCTGGAGGTGCGCGTGAAGGCCTTGCCGCACTCGTCGCAAGCGTACAGTCGCTGGGCCGGGGGGTCGGGGACAATCGGGCGAGGTCGCGAGGTTTGGCCGCACTCAGGACACACTGGGGGGCTCTTGCCCGTCTGCTGCTGCTGGTTGGGGCGGAAGCGCTTCCCGCACCGGGCACACGGACGGGGCTCCTCCGTCGCCTGCAGCCT contains:
- the ZNF837 gene encoding zinc finger protein 837 is translated as MEAPAQKAGQGGLPKADAQGASGAREKRPEEPRPLEEDRAGSRPSQKGDLRGAAGGRTTPPGGGSRGCSLGVSPGPGTRHSAGTRPLVREPCGPTSSLNPELVIPEGLQAREGPCRSPARGGDCSRNSCLAWHRGAPAGETPPVCDPCPERIRNHPRTQLCEVHTDCWPCQPGTGAPTCPRTPKPTSRGRSPLVEQPRACACGEAFAWRALRIPQERLQATEEPRPCARCGKRFRPNQQQQTGKSPPVCPECGQTSRPRPIVPDPPAQRLYACDECGKAFTRTSSLLQHQRIHTGERPYECAECGKAFVRCSGLYRHQKTHSAERHRRGPVLARRAFRLGCPPCGDCSERSPRRGSGAGEKPYECADCAKAFGLFSHLVEHRRVHTGEKPYACPECGKAFNQRSNLSRHQRTHSSAKPYACPLCEKAFKGRSGLVQHQRAHTGERPYGCSECGKTFRGCSELRQHERLHSGEKPYICRDCGKAFVRNCSLVRHLRTHTGERPYACGECGRTFSQRSNLNEHQKRHGGRAAP